The DNA sequence GTCTCGAACAGGGACCGGATACGACTGTTGCACAGGCGGCGAAGTGCCGTAAGCCATTTGGCAACACTCGATCCGGTGGTGCCTTGGGCATATGCCACGGGCCCTCCGATCGTTCGAGAGCCCGTTCGCACGGTGATCTGGCGGGCGAGCCGCCGAAGCGGAGCCGCACCCTCCCCGCGTGGCGGAGCACCCCTCGCCGGTCGGGCAGGATGGACGCCATGACAGAGATTCGCACCCCCCGCCTGCGGCTGCGCCGCTGGTACGACTCCGACCTCGCCGCCCTGGCGGACCTGCACACCGATCCACGGGTGATGCGGTGGGTCGACGACGGGGCGCTGCTCGATCTCGACGGGACGGCCGAGGCGATCGAGCGGTGGGAGGAGGAGTGGGACGACGAGGGCTTCGGCGTCTTCGCCGTCGAGCTGCTCGCCTCCGGGGAACTGGCGGGCGCGGTCGGGCTGTTCGTGCCCGCCTTCCTGCCGGAGACACGCCACGAGGTGGCGATCGGCTGGCGTCTGGGCTCGCAGTTCTGGGGCCAGGGCTACGCCTCCGAGGCGGCGCAGGCCACCCTGGAGTTCGCGCTCCAGGACCGCGGGCTGGAGCGGGTCGTCGCCGTCATCAGGGTGGGCGACACCGCGTCGGAGAACGTCGCCCGCAAGCTCGGCATGGCGCTGGAGCGCGAGGTGCAGCACCCGGAGCACGGGTACCCCCTCCAGATCCACTCCATCGACCTCACCGAGTACCAGGGCTGAGCACGCCCCCGCCGGACATCGCGCCGGGGCCGTTGTCAGTGGTGGGCGGCAGGATGGAGCCATGACGACTTCACCTGCCGTTCCCGCGGCTCCCGCAGCCGGGATCGCCGACGCCGCGGCGTACGCGGAAGCGGTCGCGACCGCCTCCCGGGCCGCCGCCGCGTACTACGCGACGGGCGAGAGCGCCCTCGACGACGACGCCTACGACCGTCTCGCGCGGGGCATCGCCGCCTGGGAGGAGGCCCATCCGGAGGAGATCGCCGCCGAGTCGCCGACGGGCAAGGTCGCGGGCGGCGCGGCCGTCGGCGACGTGCCGCACACCGTCCCGATGCTCTCCCTGGACAACGTCTTCTCGGCCGAGCAGCTCACCGCGTGGACGGCCTCCCTGGAGCGGCGCATCGGGCGGCCGGTCGCCGGCTGGAGTGTCGAGCCCAAGCTCGACGGGCTCGCCGTCGCCGCCCGCTACGAGGACGGGCGGCTCACCCGCCTGGTGACCCGGGGCGACGGCACGGCCGGCGAGGACGTCTCGCACGCCGTGGGCACGGTGCTCGGGCTGCCCGACGCGCTGGCCGAGGCGGCGACGCTGGAGATACGCGGCGAAGTCCTGATGACGCAGGAGCAGTTCGTGCAGGCCAACACGGCCCGCACCGCGCACGGCGGCGCCCCCTTCGCCAACCCGCGCAACGGCGCGGCCGGCACCCTGCGGGCCAGGGACCGCGCCTACCGGGTGGAGATGACCTTCTTCGGGTACGGGGCGCTCGCCCTGCCCGGCACCGACCCCGGCCTCGCCGACCGCCTCGCCTCCCTGCCGCACAGCGAGGTCATGGCGGAGGTCGTCCGGCTCGGTGTGCACACCGCCGCGAGCACCGAGGTCGCCCCGCGGACGGTCCGCGCGGTCGAGGAGATCCAGGCCAGGATCGAGGAGATCGCCGAGGCCCGCGCCGGACTGCCGTTCGGCATCGACGGCATCGTGGTCAAGGCGGATCCGGCCGCCGACCAGGCCGAGGCCGGCTCGGGAACCCGCGCGCCGCGGTGGGCCGTGGCCTACAAGCTGCCGGCGGTGGAGAAGGTCACCACCCTGCTCGGCGTCGAGTGGAACGTGGGCCGCACCGGCATCATCGCGCCGCGGGCGGTCCTGGAGCCGGTCGAGATCGACGGATCGACCGTCACCTACGCCACCCTCCACAACCCCGCGGACATCACCCGCCGCGACCTGCGCATCGGCGACCGGGTCATGGTCCACAAGGCGGGGGACATCATCCCGCGCATCGAGGCGCCGGTCGCGCATCTGCGCACGGGCGCGGAGCGGCCCGTCGAGTTCCCGGAGGTCTGCCCGCAGTGCGGCTCGGGCATCGACACCTCCGAGCAGCGCTGGCGCTGCGAGCGCGGCCGCGACTGCCGGGTG is a window from the Streptomyces zhihengii genome containing:
- a CDS encoding GNAT family N-acetyltransferase: MTEIRTPRLRLRRWYDSDLAALADLHTDPRVMRWVDDGALLDLDGTAEAIERWEEEWDDEGFGVFAVELLASGELAGAVGLFVPAFLPETRHEVAIGWRLGSQFWGQGYASEAAQATLEFALQDRGLERVVAVIRVGDTASENVARKLGMALEREVQHPEHGYPLQIHSIDLTEYQG
- the ligA gene encoding NAD-dependent DNA ligase LigA; the encoded protein is MTTSPAVPAAPAAGIADAAAYAEAVATASRAAAAYYATGESALDDDAYDRLARGIAAWEEAHPEEIAAESPTGKVAGGAAVGDVPHTVPMLSLDNVFSAEQLTAWTASLERRIGRPVAGWSVEPKLDGLAVAARYEDGRLTRLVTRGDGTAGEDVSHAVGTVLGLPDALAEAATLEIRGEVLMTQEQFVQANTARTAHGGAPFANPRNGAAGTLRARDRAYRVEMTFFGYGALALPGTDPGLADRLASLPHSEVMAEVVRLGVHTAASTEVAPRTVRAVEEIQARIEEIAEARAGLPFGIDGIVVKADPAADQAEAGSGTRAPRWAVAYKLPAVEKVTTLLGVEWNVGRTGIIAPRAVLEPVEIDGSTVTYATLHNPADITRRDLRIGDRVMVHKAGDIIPRIEAPVAHLRTGAERPVEFPEVCPQCGSGIDTSEQRWRCERGRDCRVVASVSYAAGRDQLDIEGLGTTRVVQLVDAGLVRDVADLFSLTREQLLSLERMGATSTDNLLAAIAEAKRKPLSRVFCALGVRGTGRSMSRRIARHFAGMEHIRAAGAEELQQVEGIGGEKARTVVDELAELAPLIDRLVAAGVNMTEPGATPPVPAAADGAAEGEPSEEAAPGPLAGMTVVVTGAMTGALEKLSRNQMNELVERAGGKASSSVSKRTSLLVAGEGAGSKREKAEQLGIRITAPDEFAATVAGFLPATA